A genomic segment from Lagenorhynchus albirostris chromosome X, mLagAlb1.1, whole genome shotgun sequence encodes:
- the TFE3 gene encoding transcription factor E3 isoform X2, with product MSHAAEPARDGVEASAEGPRAVFVLLEERRPADSAQLLSLNSLLPESGIVADIELENVLDPDSFYELKSQPLSLRSSLPISLQATPATPATLSASSSAGGSRTPAMSSSSSSRVLLRQQLMRAQAQEQERRERREQAAASPFPSPAPASPAISVVGVSAGGHTLGRPPPAQVPREVLKVQTHLENPTRYHLQQARRQQVKQYLSTTLGPKLASQALTPPPGAASAQPLPAPEAAHATGPTGSAPNSPMALLTIGSSSEKEIDDVIDEIISLESSYNDEMLSYLPGGTTGLQLPSTLPVSGNLLDVYSSQGVATPAITVSNSCPAELPNIKREISETEAKALLKERQKKDNHNLIERRRRFNINDRIKELGTLIPKSSDPEMRWNKGTILKASVDYIRKLQKEQQRSKDLESRQRSLEQANRSLQLRIQELELQAQIHGLPVPPTPGLLSLATTSASDSLKPEQLDVEEEGRPGTATFHAAGGPAQSTPHQQPPAPPSDALLDLHFPSDHLGDLGDPFHLGLEDILMEEEEGVVGGLSGGALSPLRAASDPLLSSVSPAVSKASSRRSSFSMEEES from the exons ATGTCTCATGCGGCCGAGCCAGCTCGGGACGGCGTAGAGGCCAGCGCGGAGGGCCCTCGAGCCGTGTTCGTGCTGTTGGAGGAGCGCAGGCCGGCCGACTCGGCCCAGCTGCTCAG cCTGAACTCTTTGCTTCCGGAATCCGGGATTGTTGCTGACATCGAATTAGAAAACGTCCTTGATCCTGACAGCTTCTACGAGCTCAAAAGCCAGCCCCTATCGCTACGCTCAAG CCTCCCAATATCACTGCAGGCCACACCAGCCACCCCAGCTACACTCTCTGCATCATCTTCTGCAGGGGGCTCCAGGACCCCTGCCATGTCGTCATCTTCTTCATCGCGGGTCTTGCTGCGGCAGCAGCTAATGCGGGCCCAGGCCCAGGAGCAGGAGAGGCGTGAGCGTCGGGAACAGGCTGCAGCCTCTCCCTTCCCTAGTCCTgcacctgcctctcctgccaTCTCTGTGGTCGGCGTCTCTGCTGGGGGCCACACATTGGGTCGTCCTCCCCCTGCTCAGGTGCCCAGGGAGGTGCTCAAG GTACAGACCCATCTGGAGAACCCGACGCGCTACCACCTGCAGCAGGCGCGCCGGCAGCAGGTGAAGCAGTACCTGTCCACCACACTTGGGCCCAAGCTGGCGTCCCAGGCCCTCACCCCACCACCGGGGGCTGCTAGTGCCCAGCCACTTCCCGCCCCTGAGGCTGCCCATGCTACTGGCCCCACTGGCAGTGCTCCCAACAGCCCCATGGCACTGCTTACCATCGGGTCTAGCTCAGAGAAGGAG ATTGATGATGTCATCGATGAGATCATCAGCCTGGAGTCCAGTTACAACGATGAGATGCTCAGCTATCTGCCTGGAGGCACCACGGGGCTGCAGCTCCCCAGCACG CTGCCTGTGTCAGGGAATCTGCTTGATGTGTACAGTAGTCAGGGTGTGGCCACGCCAGCCATCACTGTCAGCAACTCCTGTCCAGCTGAGCTGCCGAATATCAAACGGGAGATCTCTG AGACAGAGGCCAAGGCCCTTTTGAAGGAACGGCAGAAGAAAGACAATCACAACCTGA TTGAACGTCGCAGGCGATTCAACATTAACGACAGGATCAAGGAGTTGGGCACCCTCATCCCCAAGTCCAGTGACCC GGAGATGCGCTGGAACAAGGGCACCATCCTGAAAGCCTCTGTGGATTACATCCGCAAGTTGCAGAAGGAGCAACAGCGCTCCAAAGACCTGGAGAGCCGGCAGCGATCCCTGGAGCAAGCCAACCGCAGCCTGCAGCTCCGAATTCAG GAGCTAGAACTGCAGGCCCAGATCCATGGTCTGCCAgtgcctcccaccccagggctgcTCTCACTGGCCACAACTTCAGCCTCTGACAGTCTCAAGCCAGAGCAGCTGGATGTTGAAGAGGAGGGCAGGCCAGGCACAGCAACATTTCATGCAGCGGGGGGACCTGCCCAGAGTACTCCCCATCAGCAGCCCCCAGCGCCACCCTCAGATGCCCTTCTGGACCTGCACTTTCCCAGCGACCACCTGGGGGATCTGGGGGACCCCTTCCACCTGGGGCTGGAGGACATTctgatggaggaggaggagggggtggtggggggactGTCAGGGGGCGCCCTGTCCCCACTGCGGGCTGCCTCCGATCCCCTGCTTTCTTCAGTATCCCCTGCAGTCTCCAAGGCCAGCAGTCGCCGCAGCAGCTTCAGCATGGAGGAGGAGTCCTGA
- the TFE3 gene encoding transcription factor E3 isoform X3: MSHAAEPARDGVEASAEGPRAVFVLLEERRPADSAQLLSLNSLLPESGIVADIELENVLDPDSFYELKSQPLSLRSSLPISLQATPATPATLSASSSAGGSRTPAMSSSSSSRVLLRQQLMRAQAQEQERRERREQAAASPFPSPAPASPAISVVGVSAGGHTLGRPPPAQVPREVLKVQTHLENPTRYHLQQARRQQVKQYLSTTLGPKLASQALTPPPGAASAQPLPAPEAAHATGPTGSAPNSPMALLTIGSSSEKEIDDVIDEIISLESSYNDEMLSYLPGGTTGLQLPSTLPVSGNLLDVYSSQGVATPAITVSNSCPAELPNIKREISETEAKALLKERQKKDNHNLIERRRRFNINDRIKELGTLIPKSSDPEMRWNKGTILKASVDYIRKLQKEQQRSKDLESRQRSLEQANRSLQLRIQYPLQSPRPAVAAAASAWRRSPDQASPLPWDFPTQERRTCQDEAPPFPPPFHEIALPRCTGGRGD, translated from the exons ATGTCTCATGCGGCCGAGCCAGCTCGGGACGGCGTAGAGGCCAGCGCGGAGGGCCCTCGAGCCGTGTTCGTGCTGTTGGAGGAGCGCAGGCCGGCCGACTCGGCCCAGCTGCTCAG cCTGAACTCTTTGCTTCCGGAATCCGGGATTGTTGCTGACATCGAATTAGAAAACGTCCTTGATCCTGACAGCTTCTACGAGCTCAAAAGCCAGCCCCTATCGCTACGCTCAAG CCTCCCAATATCACTGCAGGCCACACCAGCCACCCCAGCTACACTCTCTGCATCATCTTCTGCAGGGGGCTCCAGGACCCCTGCCATGTCGTCATCTTCTTCATCGCGGGTCTTGCTGCGGCAGCAGCTAATGCGGGCCCAGGCCCAGGAGCAGGAGAGGCGTGAGCGTCGGGAACAGGCTGCAGCCTCTCCCTTCCCTAGTCCTgcacctgcctctcctgccaTCTCTGTGGTCGGCGTCTCTGCTGGGGGCCACACATTGGGTCGTCCTCCCCCTGCTCAGGTGCCCAGGGAGGTGCTCAAG GTACAGACCCATCTGGAGAACCCGACGCGCTACCACCTGCAGCAGGCGCGCCGGCAGCAGGTGAAGCAGTACCTGTCCACCACACTTGGGCCCAAGCTGGCGTCCCAGGCCCTCACCCCACCACCGGGGGCTGCTAGTGCCCAGCCACTTCCCGCCCCTGAGGCTGCCCATGCTACTGGCCCCACTGGCAGTGCTCCCAACAGCCCCATGGCACTGCTTACCATCGGGTCTAGCTCAGAGAAGGAG ATTGATGATGTCATCGATGAGATCATCAGCCTGGAGTCCAGTTACAACGATGAGATGCTCAGCTATCTGCCTGGAGGCACCACGGGGCTGCAGCTCCCCAGCACG CTGCCTGTGTCAGGGAATCTGCTTGATGTGTACAGTAGTCAGGGTGTGGCCACGCCAGCCATCACTGTCAGCAACTCCTGTCCAGCTGAGCTGCCGAATATCAAACGGGAGATCTCTG AGACAGAGGCCAAGGCCCTTTTGAAGGAACGGCAGAAGAAAGACAATCACAACCTGA TTGAACGTCGCAGGCGATTCAACATTAACGACAGGATCAAGGAGTTGGGCACCCTCATCCCCAAGTCCAGTGACCC GGAGATGCGCTGGAACAAGGGCACCATCCTGAAAGCCTCTGTGGATTACATCCGCAAGTTGCAGAAGGAGCAACAGCGCTCCAAAGACCTGGAGAGCCGGCAGCGATCCCTGGAGCAAGCCAACCGCAGCCTGCAGCTCCGAATTCAG TATCCCCTGCAGTCTCCAAGGCCAGCAGTCGCCGCAGCAGCTTCAGCATGGAGGAGGAGTCCTGATCaggcctcacccctcccctgggACTTCCCCACCCAGGAAAGGAGGACATGTCAGGATGAGGCCCCGCCTTTTCCCCCACCTTTTCATGAGATTGCCCTGCCCAGGTGTACTGGGGGAAGAGGAGACTGA
- the TFE3 gene encoding transcription factor E3 isoform X4, whose amino-acid sequence MSHAAEPARDGVEASAEGPRAVFVLLEERRPADSAQLLSLNSLLPESGIVADIELENVLDPDSFYELKSQPLSLRSSLPISLQATPATPATLSASSSAGGSRTPAMSSSSSSRVLLRQQLMRAQAQEQERRERREQAAASPFPSPAPASPAISVVGVSAGGHTLGRPPPAQVPREVLKVQTHLENPTRYHLQQARRQQVKQYLSTTLGPKLASQALTPPPGAASAQPLPAPEAAHATGPTGSAPNSPMALLTIGSSSEKEIDDVIDEIISLESSYNDEMLSYLPGGTTGLQLPSTLPVSGNLLDVYSSQGVATPAITVSNSCPAELPNIKREISETEAKALLKERQKKDNHNLIERRRRFNINDRIKELGTLIPKSSDPEMRWNKGTILKASVDYIRKLQKEQQRSKDLESRQRSLEQANRSLQLRIQVRQPGWLSWLLYSSGSQEGTIRGGVDRTEDSSESQTGEESAPYLHSHATVWGSSQFSAAC is encoded by the exons ATGTCTCATGCGGCCGAGCCAGCTCGGGACGGCGTAGAGGCCAGCGCGGAGGGCCCTCGAGCCGTGTTCGTGCTGTTGGAGGAGCGCAGGCCGGCCGACTCGGCCCAGCTGCTCAG cCTGAACTCTTTGCTTCCGGAATCCGGGATTGTTGCTGACATCGAATTAGAAAACGTCCTTGATCCTGACAGCTTCTACGAGCTCAAAAGCCAGCCCCTATCGCTACGCTCAAG CCTCCCAATATCACTGCAGGCCACACCAGCCACCCCAGCTACACTCTCTGCATCATCTTCTGCAGGGGGCTCCAGGACCCCTGCCATGTCGTCATCTTCTTCATCGCGGGTCTTGCTGCGGCAGCAGCTAATGCGGGCCCAGGCCCAGGAGCAGGAGAGGCGTGAGCGTCGGGAACAGGCTGCAGCCTCTCCCTTCCCTAGTCCTgcacctgcctctcctgccaTCTCTGTGGTCGGCGTCTCTGCTGGGGGCCACACATTGGGTCGTCCTCCCCCTGCTCAGGTGCCCAGGGAGGTGCTCAAG GTACAGACCCATCTGGAGAACCCGACGCGCTACCACCTGCAGCAGGCGCGCCGGCAGCAGGTGAAGCAGTACCTGTCCACCACACTTGGGCCCAAGCTGGCGTCCCAGGCCCTCACCCCACCACCGGGGGCTGCTAGTGCCCAGCCACTTCCCGCCCCTGAGGCTGCCCATGCTACTGGCCCCACTGGCAGTGCTCCCAACAGCCCCATGGCACTGCTTACCATCGGGTCTAGCTCAGAGAAGGAG ATTGATGATGTCATCGATGAGATCATCAGCCTGGAGTCCAGTTACAACGATGAGATGCTCAGCTATCTGCCTGGAGGCACCACGGGGCTGCAGCTCCCCAGCACG CTGCCTGTGTCAGGGAATCTGCTTGATGTGTACAGTAGTCAGGGTGTGGCCACGCCAGCCATCACTGTCAGCAACTCCTGTCCAGCTGAGCTGCCGAATATCAAACGGGAGATCTCTG AGACAGAGGCCAAGGCCCTTTTGAAGGAACGGCAGAAGAAAGACAATCACAACCTGA TTGAACGTCGCAGGCGATTCAACATTAACGACAGGATCAAGGAGTTGGGCACCCTCATCCCCAAGTCCAGTGACCC GGAGATGCGCTGGAACAAGGGCACCATCCTGAAAGCCTCTGTGGATTACATCCGCAAGTTGCAGAAGGAGCAACAGCGCTCCAAAGACCTGGAGAGCCGGCAGCGATCCCTGGAGCAAGCCAACCGCAGCCTGCAGCTCCGAATTCAG GTCAGGCAGCCAGGCTGGCTTAGCTGGCTCCTCTACTCCAGTGGCTCTCAAGAAGGTACAatcaggggaggtgtggacaggaCTGAGGACTCATCTGAAAGCCAGACTGGGGAAGAATCTGCTCCATACTTGCACTCACATGCAACTGTTTGGGGCAGTTCTCAGTTCTCTGCAGCCTGTTAA
- the TFE3 gene encoding transcription factor E3 isoform X1: MSHAAEPARDGVEASAEGPRAVFVLLEERRPADSAQLLSLNSLLPESGIVADIELENVLDPDSFYELKSQPLSLRSSLPISLQATPATPATLSASSSAGGSRTPAMSSSSSSRVLLRQQLMRAQAQEQERRERREQAAASPFPSPAPASPAISVVGVSAGGHTLGRPPPAQVPREVLKVQTHLENPTRYHLQQARRQQVKQYLSTTLGPKLASQALTPPPGAASAQPLPAPEAAHATGPTGSAPNSPMALLTIGSSSEKEVSGCRRPSHAPPAPASSKALPYFFSQIDDVIDEIISLESSYNDEMLSYLPGGTTGLQLPSTLPVSGNLLDVYSSQGVATPAITVSNSCPAELPNIKREISETEAKALLKERQKKDNHNLIERRRRFNINDRIKELGTLIPKSSDPEMRWNKGTILKASVDYIRKLQKEQQRSKDLESRQRSLEQANRSLQLRIQELELQAQIHGLPVPPTPGLLSLATTSASDSLKPEQLDVEEEGRPGTATFHAAGGPAQSTPHQQPPAPPSDALLDLHFPSDHLGDLGDPFHLGLEDILMEEEEGVVGGLSGGALSPLRAASDPLLSSVSPAVSKASSRRSSFSMEEES, from the exons ATGTCTCATGCGGCCGAGCCAGCTCGGGACGGCGTAGAGGCCAGCGCGGAGGGCCCTCGAGCCGTGTTCGTGCTGTTGGAGGAGCGCAGGCCGGCCGACTCGGCCCAGCTGCTCAG cCTGAACTCTTTGCTTCCGGAATCCGGGATTGTTGCTGACATCGAATTAGAAAACGTCCTTGATCCTGACAGCTTCTACGAGCTCAAAAGCCAGCCCCTATCGCTACGCTCAAG CCTCCCAATATCACTGCAGGCCACACCAGCCACCCCAGCTACACTCTCTGCATCATCTTCTGCAGGGGGCTCCAGGACCCCTGCCATGTCGTCATCTTCTTCATCGCGGGTCTTGCTGCGGCAGCAGCTAATGCGGGCCCAGGCCCAGGAGCAGGAGAGGCGTGAGCGTCGGGAACAGGCTGCAGCCTCTCCCTTCCCTAGTCCTgcacctgcctctcctgccaTCTCTGTGGTCGGCGTCTCTGCTGGGGGCCACACATTGGGTCGTCCTCCCCCTGCTCAGGTGCCCAGGGAGGTGCTCAAG GTACAGACCCATCTGGAGAACCCGACGCGCTACCACCTGCAGCAGGCGCGCCGGCAGCAGGTGAAGCAGTACCTGTCCACCACACTTGGGCCCAAGCTGGCGTCCCAGGCCCTCACCCCACCACCGGGGGCTGCTAGTGCCCAGCCACTTCCCGCCCCTGAGGCTGCCCATGCTACTGGCCCCACTGGCAGTGCTCCCAACAGCCCCATGGCACTGCTTACCATCGGGTCTAGCTCAGAGAAGGAGGTGAGTGGCTGCAGACGACCCTCCCatgctccccctgccccagcttcTTCTAAGGCTCTTCCATATTTCTTCTCCCAGATTGATGATGTCATCGATGAGATCATCAGCCTGGAGTCCAGTTACAACGATGAGATGCTCAGCTATCTGCCTGGAGGCACCACGGGGCTGCAGCTCCCCAGCACG CTGCCTGTGTCAGGGAATCTGCTTGATGTGTACAGTAGTCAGGGTGTGGCCACGCCAGCCATCACTGTCAGCAACTCCTGTCCAGCTGAGCTGCCGAATATCAAACGGGAGATCTCTG AGACAGAGGCCAAGGCCCTTTTGAAGGAACGGCAGAAGAAAGACAATCACAACCTGA TTGAACGTCGCAGGCGATTCAACATTAACGACAGGATCAAGGAGTTGGGCACCCTCATCCCCAAGTCCAGTGACCC GGAGATGCGCTGGAACAAGGGCACCATCCTGAAAGCCTCTGTGGATTACATCCGCAAGTTGCAGAAGGAGCAACAGCGCTCCAAAGACCTGGAGAGCCGGCAGCGATCCCTGGAGCAAGCCAACCGCAGCCTGCAGCTCCGAATTCAG GAGCTAGAACTGCAGGCCCAGATCCATGGTCTGCCAgtgcctcccaccccagggctgcTCTCACTGGCCACAACTTCAGCCTCTGACAGTCTCAAGCCAGAGCAGCTGGATGTTGAAGAGGAGGGCAGGCCAGGCACAGCAACATTTCATGCAGCGGGGGGACCTGCCCAGAGTACTCCCCATCAGCAGCCCCCAGCGCCACCCTCAGATGCCCTTCTGGACCTGCACTTTCCCAGCGACCACCTGGGGGATCTGGGGGACCCCTTCCACCTGGGGCTGGAGGACATTctgatggaggaggaggagggggtggtggggggactGTCAGGGGGCGCCCTGTCCCCACTGCGGGCTGCCTCCGATCCCCTGCTTTCTTCAGTATCCCCTGCAGTCTCCAAGGCCAGCAGTCGCCGCAGCAGCTTCAGCATGGAGGAGGAGTCCTGA
- the TFE3 gene encoding transcription factor E3 isoform X5, protein MSHAAEPARDGVEASAEGPRAVFVLLEERRPADSAQLLSLNSLLPESGIVADIELENVLDPDSFYELKSQPLSLRSSLPISLQATPATPATLSASSSAGGSRTPAMSSSSSSRVLLRQQLMRAQAQEQERRERREQAAASPFPSPAPASPAISVVGVSAGGHTLGRPPPAQVPREVLKVQTHLENPTRYHLQQARRQQVKQYLSTTLGPKLASQALTPPPGAASAQPLPAPEAAHATGPTGSAPNSPMALLTIGSSSEKEIDDVIDEIISLESSYNDEMLSYLPGGTTGLQLPSTLPVSGNLLDVYSSQGVATPAITVSNSCPAELPNIKREISETEAKALLKERQKKDNHNLIERRRRFNINDRIKELGTLIPKSSDPEMRWNKGTILKASVDYIRKLQKEQQRSKDLESRQRSLEQANRSLQLRIQVGTLRLRDVSPAVSKASSRRSSFSMEEES, encoded by the exons ATGTCTCATGCGGCCGAGCCAGCTCGGGACGGCGTAGAGGCCAGCGCGGAGGGCCCTCGAGCCGTGTTCGTGCTGTTGGAGGAGCGCAGGCCGGCCGACTCGGCCCAGCTGCTCAG cCTGAACTCTTTGCTTCCGGAATCCGGGATTGTTGCTGACATCGAATTAGAAAACGTCCTTGATCCTGACAGCTTCTACGAGCTCAAAAGCCAGCCCCTATCGCTACGCTCAAG CCTCCCAATATCACTGCAGGCCACACCAGCCACCCCAGCTACACTCTCTGCATCATCTTCTGCAGGGGGCTCCAGGACCCCTGCCATGTCGTCATCTTCTTCATCGCGGGTCTTGCTGCGGCAGCAGCTAATGCGGGCCCAGGCCCAGGAGCAGGAGAGGCGTGAGCGTCGGGAACAGGCTGCAGCCTCTCCCTTCCCTAGTCCTgcacctgcctctcctgccaTCTCTGTGGTCGGCGTCTCTGCTGGGGGCCACACATTGGGTCGTCCTCCCCCTGCTCAGGTGCCCAGGGAGGTGCTCAAG GTACAGACCCATCTGGAGAACCCGACGCGCTACCACCTGCAGCAGGCGCGCCGGCAGCAGGTGAAGCAGTACCTGTCCACCACACTTGGGCCCAAGCTGGCGTCCCAGGCCCTCACCCCACCACCGGGGGCTGCTAGTGCCCAGCCACTTCCCGCCCCTGAGGCTGCCCATGCTACTGGCCCCACTGGCAGTGCTCCCAACAGCCCCATGGCACTGCTTACCATCGGGTCTAGCTCAGAGAAGGAG ATTGATGATGTCATCGATGAGATCATCAGCCTGGAGTCCAGTTACAACGATGAGATGCTCAGCTATCTGCCTGGAGGCACCACGGGGCTGCAGCTCCCCAGCACG CTGCCTGTGTCAGGGAATCTGCTTGATGTGTACAGTAGTCAGGGTGTGGCCACGCCAGCCATCACTGTCAGCAACTCCTGTCCAGCTGAGCTGCCGAATATCAAACGGGAGATCTCTG AGACAGAGGCCAAGGCCCTTTTGAAGGAACGGCAGAAGAAAGACAATCACAACCTGA TTGAACGTCGCAGGCGATTCAACATTAACGACAGGATCAAGGAGTTGGGCACCCTCATCCCCAAGTCCAGTGACCC GGAGATGCGCTGGAACAAGGGCACCATCCTGAAAGCCTCTGTGGATTACATCCGCAAGTTGCAGAAGGAGCAACAGCGCTCCAAAGACCTGGAGAGCCGGCAGCGATCCCTGGAGCAAGCCAACCGCAGCCTGCAGCTCCGAATTCAG GTTGGgactctgaggctcagagacg TATCCCCTGCAGTCTCCAAGGCCAGCAGTCGCCGCAGCAGCTTCAGCATGGAGGAGGAGTCCTGA